A genomic region of Mycolicibacterium poriferae contains the following coding sequences:
- a CDS encoding aspartate aminotransferase family protein, translating into MTALSPVLKQATGVLAARGEGAVLYDEDNRRYLDFTAGIGVTSTGHCHPHVVEAAQRQVGTLIHAQYTTVMHRPLLDLVDRLGEVLPAGLDRMFFTNSGSEAVEAALRLARQATGRPNVVVFHGGFHGRTVAAASMTTSGTKFRSGFAPMMAGVHVAPFPDPTHYGWPVEQATDFALAQLDYLLQTMTAPADTAAFVVEPVLGEGGYVPANARFLAGLRERADQHGIVLVIDEVQTGVGRTGKFWGHEHFASDGFVRPDVLITAKGLASGFPLSAIAATDELMSKAWPGSQGGTYGGNAVACAAALATLDVIRDEKLVDNAAARGDQLRQGLQLVADKHDAITDVRGLGLMLGNEFRDAAGKPDGAAAAAVQQEAARRGLLLLTCGAWGQVVRFIPALVVDADQVDEAVGIWADAVNAVG; encoded by the coding sequence GTGACCGCTCTTTCGCCCGTCCTCAAGCAAGCAACCGGCGTGCTGGCCGCCCGCGGTGAAGGCGCCGTGCTCTACGACGAGGACAACCGACGGTATCTCGACTTCACCGCCGGCATCGGCGTCACCAGCACCGGGCACTGCCATCCCCACGTCGTCGAGGCCGCTCAGCGCCAGGTCGGCACGCTGATCCACGCGCAGTACACCACCGTCATGCACCGTCCCCTGCTCGACCTCGTCGACCGCCTCGGTGAGGTGCTGCCCGCCGGGCTGGACCGGATGTTCTTCACGAACTCCGGCAGCGAGGCCGTCGAGGCCGCGCTGCGGCTGGCGCGCCAAGCCACCGGCCGGCCCAACGTCGTGGTGTTCCACGGCGGCTTCCACGGCCGCACCGTCGCCGCGGCGTCGATGACCACCTCGGGCACCAAGTTCCGGTCCGGTTTTGCGCCGATGATGGCCGGGGTGCACGTCGCCCCGTTCCCGGACCCGACGCACTACGGCTGGCCGGTCGAGCAGGCCACCGATTTCGCACTGGCCCAACTGGATTACCTGCTGCAGACCATGACCGCGCCCGCCGACACCGCGGCGTTCGTCGTCGAGCCGGTGCTGGGCGAGGGCGGCTACGTCCCGGCCAACGCCCGCTTCCTGGCCGGGCTGCGCGAGCGGGCCGACCAGCACGGCATCGTGCTGGTGATCGACGAGGTGCAGACAGGTGTCGGGCGCACCGGAAAGTTCTGGGGCCACGAGCACTTCGCCTCCGACGGGTTCGTCCGGCCCGACGTCCTGATCACCGCCAAGGGCCTCGCGTCCGGGTTCCCGCTGTCGGCGATCGCGGCCACCGACGAGCTGATGAGCAAGGCGTGGCCGGGCTCGCAGGGCGGCACCTACGGCGGCAACGCGGTGGCCTGCGCGGCGGCACTGGCGACACTGGACGTGATCCGCGACGAGAAACTCGTCGACAACGCCGCCGCCCGTGGCGACCAGCTTCGTCAGGGGCTGCAACTGGTCGCCGACAAGCACGACGCGATCACCGACGTGCGCGGCCTGGGCCTGATGCTCGGCAACGAATTCCGCGACGCCGCAGGCAAACCCGATGGCGCGGCCGCCGCGGCGGTGCAGCAGGAGGCCGCCCGTCGCGGCCT